In Prescottella soli, a genomic segment contains:
- the rdgB gene encoding RdgB/HAM1 family non-canonical purine NTP pyrophosphatase, with product MSGKILVASRNAKKLGELRRVLAAAGIEGLDVIGLDEVPEFPETPETGATFEENAIVKAVDGAAATGLPCVADDSGLEVDALNGMPGVLSARWSGGHGDDGANTALLLGQLSDVPDERRGGAFVSACALAIPGQDTVVVRGEWRGRIVREPRGVNGFGYDPVFEPEGEERTSAELSPQEKDAASHRGRALAQLVPALAQLAKA from the coding sequence TTGAGCGGCAAGATCCTGGTCGCCAGCCGCAACGCCAAGAAGCTCGGTGAGCTGCGCCGGGTCCTCGCCGCCGCCGGCATCGAGGGACTCGACGTGATCGGCCTCGACGAGGTCCCCGAGTTCCCGGAGACGCCGGAGACGGGCGCGACGTTCGAGGAGAACGCGATCGTCAAGGCCGTCGACGGTGCCGCGGCCACCGGGCTGCCGTGCGTCGCCGACGACTCCGGACTCGAGGTCGATGCGCTCAACGGCATGCCGGGGGTGCTGTCGGCGCGATGGAGCGGCGGTCACGGCGACGACGGCGCCAACACGGCGCTGCTGCTGGGACAGCTGTCGGACGTGCCCGACGAGCGCCGCGGCGGCGCGTTCGTGTCGGCGTGCGCCCTCGCGATCCCGGGGCAGGACACCGTCGTGGTGCGCGGTGAGTGGCGCGGACGGATCGTCCGCGAACCGCGCGGCGTGAACGGGTTCGGCTACGACCCCGTCTTCGAGCCCGAGGGCGAGGAGCGGACGTCGGCCGAGCTGTCGCCGCAGGAGAAGGACGCCGCCTCGCACCGGGGCCGCGCGTTGGCGCAGCTGGTGCCGGCGCTCGCGCAGCTGGCGAAGGCCTAG
- the trmD gene encoding tRNA (guanosine(37)-N1)-methyltransferase TrmD: MRLDVVTIFPEYLEPLRAALLGKAIDKGLISVGVHDLRRWTHDVHKAVDDSPYGGGPGMVMKPTVWGDALDEVLTDDNGDPDSEALLVVPTPAGVPFTQATAHRWAEEKHLVFACGRYEGIDQRVFEDASRRVRVEEVSIGDYVLIGGEAAVLVMVEAVVRLLPGVLGNQQSHQEDSFSDGLLEGPSYTRPVSWRGLDVPPVLLSGDHAKVAAWRRAQSLQRTAERRPDLLS; the protein is encoded by the coding sequence GTGCGTCTCGACGTAGTCACGATCTTCCCCGAGTACCTCGAGCCGCTCCGGGCCGCACTGCTCGGCAAGGCGATCGACAAGGGACTCATCTCCGTCGGCGTCCACGATCTGCGCCGCTGGACCCACGACGTCCACAAGGCCGTCGACGATTCCCCGTACGGCGGTGGGCCGGGCATGGTCATGAAGCCCACGGTGTGGGGCGACGCGCTCGACGAGGTTCTCACCGACGACAACGGTGACCCCGATTCCGAGGCCCTCCTGGTCGTCCCCACTCCCGCGGGTGTGCCGTTCACCCAGGCCACCGCGCACCGCTGGGCCGAGGAGAAGCACCTGGTCTTCGCGTGCGGCCGCTACGAGGGCATCGACCAGCGGGTCTTCGAGGACGCGTCCCGCCGGGTGCGAGTCGAAGAGGTGTCCATCGGCGACTACGTGCTGATCGGCGGCGAGGCCGCGGTGCTCGTCATGGTCGAGGCCGTCGTCCGTCTCCTGCCGGGTGTGCTCGGCAATCAACAGTCCCACCAGGAGGATTCGTTCTCCGACGGTCTCCTCGAGGGGCCCAGCTACACGCGCCCGGTCAGTTGGCGCGGACTCGACGTCCCGCCGGTGCTGCTGTCCGGTGATCACGCGAAGGTCGCGGCCTGGCGGCGGGCGCAGTCGCTCCAACGCACGGCCGAGCGTCGGCCGGATCTCCTTTCCTGA
- a CDS encoding transcriptional regulator, which yields MARTSRKSRPALILLVVVAAAGCLALGWWQWTRFESVGGTGQNLGYAFQWPLFAAFVVYAYRRFVQLEDGRDETAADGSADGAADDQPTEVPEGLLPERPKAESVSATDLDDPEARQMLAYNDYLAELSAREPDRSDK from the coding sequence GTGGCCCGAACCAGTCGAAAGAGCCGACCAGCACTGATCCTGCTGGTCGTCGTCGCCGCCGCCGGGTGCCTGGCGCTCGGGTGGTGGCAGTGGACACGATTCGAGTCCGTGGGTGGCACGGGCCAGAACCTCGGGTACGCGTTCCAGTGGCCGCTCTTCGCGGCGTTCGTCGTCTACGCCTACCGGCGGTTCGTCCAGCTCGAGGACGGCCGCGACGAGACCGCGGCCGACGGCTCGGCCGACGGTGCCGCGGACGACCAGCCGACCGAGGTCCCCGAGGGACTGCTTCCCGAACGCCCGAAGGCGGAATCGGTGAGCGCAACGGATCTCGACGACCCCGAGGCGCGACAGATGCTCGCGTACAACGATTACCTCGCCGAGCTCTCCGCTCGCGAGCCCGATAGGAGCGACAAGTGA
- a CDS encoding flavin monoamine oxidase family protein, which produces MTDVDYCVVGAGFAGLTAALRLKQAGRSVTVLEARDRLGGRTFTETRDDGVWIDRGGAWIGPGQDRIHALMTEFGVPSYKQYTDGDAMMMVDGKRYRYQGTIPMTMSPWAVANLGTVFLELGELCKSIPLDAPWEAKRAAEWDRITLAKWLDDNVHSKPAHELLEMAIAGCYTSAASEVSFLFVLYQMASGGGPGFVLGVKDAAQDSRPVGGMGAIYRPMAAELGRSVHLSQPVRTIVQDDGGVTVKTDQLTVRARRVIVTVPLAVAAQIRYEPLLPVDRTFLHQRTPSGAIRKISVLYDEPFWRADGLSGQSAAPGSAAMVTIDAGTDAVSPGVLCVIVEGPGARELGRLTAPERRTAVVAALTERFGSAAAAPIDVVEQDWSAERYSGGGMLSHAPTGVLTEFGPALRAPCGRIHWAGTESSAVMCGWIDGAVRSGERAAREVIAADDLVGAGRS; this is translated from the coding sequence ATGACCGATGTCGACTACTGCGTCGTGGGGGCCGGGTTCGCGGGGCTGACCGCCGCTCTGCGACTGAAACAGGCGGGCCGCTCCGTCACCGTGCTCGAGGCCCGTGACCGGCTCGGCGGCCGCACCTTCACCGAAACCCGCGACGACGGCGTGTGGATCGACCGCGGCGGCGCCTGGATCGGTCCCGGCCAGGACCGGATCCATGCGCTGATGACCGAGTTCGGAGTGCCGAGCTACAAGCAGTACACCGACGGCGACGCGATGATGATGGTCGACGGCAAGAGGTACCGCTACCAGGGCACGATCCCGATGACGATGAGCCCGTGGGCCGTCGCGAACCTGGGTACGGTGTTCCTCGAACTCGGGGAACTGTGCAAGTCGATCCCGCTGGACGCGCCGTGGGAGGCGAAGCGGGCCGCCGAGTGGGATCGGATCACCCTCGCGAAGTGGCTCGACGACAACGTGCACTCCAAGCCCGCACACGAACTGCTCGAGATGGCGATCGCCGGTTGCTACACGTCGGCCGCGTCCGAGGTGTCGTTCCTGTTCGTGCTGTACCAGATGGCGTCCGGCGGCGGACCGGGCTTCGTGCTGGGAGTCAAGGACGCGGCGCAGGATTCGCGTCCGGTCGGCGGGATGGGGGCGATCTACCGACCGATGGCGGCCGAGCTCGGCCGATCCGTCCACCTGTCGCAGCCGGTGCGCACGATCGTGCAGGACGACGGGGGCGTCACCGTCAAGACCGATCAGCTGACGGTCCGTGCCCGGCGGGTGATCGTCACGGTGCCGCTCGCGGTCGCCGCGCAGATCCGCTACGAGCCGCTGCTGCCGGTCGATCGGACGTTCCTGCACCAGCGGACGCCGAGCGGCGCGATCCGCAAGATCTCGGTGCTGTACGACGAGCCGTTCTGGCGCGCGGACGGGCTGTCCGGTCAGTCGGCCGCACCCGGATCGGCGGCGATGGTCACGATCGACGCCGGCACCGATGCAGTGAGCCCGGGTGTGCTGTGCGTGATCGTGGAGGGGCCGGGTGCCCGCGAACTCGGCCGGTTGACGGCGCCGGAGCGCCGGACCGCCGTCGTCGCAGCGCTCACCGAACGATTCGGCAGCGCGGCGGCGGCGCCGATCGATGTCGTCGAGCAGGACTGGAGCGCCGAGCGGTACTCCGGCGGCGGCATGCTCAGCCACGCGCCGACCGGGGTGCTCACCGAATTCGGGCCGGCGCTGCGCGCGCCCTGTGGCCGCATCCACTGGGCGGGCACCGAGAGTTCCGCCGTGATGTGTGGGTGGATCGACGGGGCGGTGCGGTCGGGGGAGCGGGCCGCGCGGGAGGTCATCGCCGCCGACGACCTGGTGGGCGCCGGGCGTAGCTAG
- a CDS encoding DUF3817 domain-containing protein — MSGGPHETTPQQTRPTTAPAGQDNQKIASALLRYRVLAYATGIWLLVLTAEMVAKYIFGVDNLPTWIAIVHGWVYFVYLIMTIDLAVKVRWPAGRTIGTLLAGTVPFLSFFVEHWRTVQVKKDFGV, encoded by the coding sequence GTGAGCGGCGGCCCCCACGAGACCACACCGCAGCAGACCCGACCCACGACGGCACCCGCCGGCCAGGACAACCAGAAGATCGCCTCCGCGCTCCTGCGCTACCGCGTGCTCGCGTACGCCACCGGCATCTGGCTCCTCGTGCTGACCGCCGAGATGGTGGCCAAGTACATCTTCGGAGTCGACAACCTGCCGACCTGGATCGCGATCGTCCACGGCTGGGTGTACTTCGTGTACCTGATCATGACGATCGATCTGGCGGTCAAGGTGCGCTGGCCCGCGGGCCGCACCATCGGCACCCTGCTCGCCGGCACCGTCCCGTTCCTGTCGTTCTTCGTCGAGCACTGGCGCACCGTGCAGGTCAAGAAGGACTTCGGGGTCTGA
- a CDS encoding transglutaminase-like domain-containing protein produces MANTDLTLEAAAPDTYLGDDGIIQAQSPTVRLLARRLRERAGGDVPFAKAAFEWVRDRVGHSYDVQDARATLTANDVLAERVGLCYAKSHLLAALLRSEGIPTGLCYQRLVHNDGHVLHGLVAIHLEGDWHRQDPRGNKPGIHAEFSLDVERLAWRVDPSFSEVDYPKVFVSPARCVVDALRGTTDVLSLYDTGLPTGLDASDAV; encoded by the coding sequence ATGGCGAACACCGACCTAACGCTGGAAGCGGCTGCCCCGGATACCTATCTCGGAGACGACGGGATCATCCAGGCGCAGTCGCCGACTGTCCGGCTGCTGGCGCGTCGGCTGCGCGAGCGAGCAGGTGGAGACGTGCCGTTCGCCAAGGCTGCGTTCGAGTGGGTCCGCGACCGCGTCGGTCATTCGTACGACGTCCAGGACGCCCGCGCGACACTGACTGCGAACGACGTTCTCGCAGAGCGCGTAGGGCTGTGCTACGCAAAGTCGCACCTGCTGGCTGCGCTCTTGCGATCCGAGGGTATCCCGACCGGCCTCTGCTACCAGCGCCTCGTGCACAACGACGGCCACGTACTGCATGGGTTGGTCGCGATCCATCTCGAAGGAGACTGGCATCGCCAGGATCCACGCGGCAACAAGCCGGGTATCCACGCGGAATTCTCGCTCGATGTGGAAAGGCTTGCCTGGAGGGTCGATCCGTCGTTCAGTGAGGTCGACTACCCGAAGGTGTTCGTCTCGCCGGCCCGCTGCGTCGTCGACGCGCTTCGTGGCACGACCGACGTGCTTTCGCTCTACGACACAGGCCTGCCGACCGGGCTCGACGCATCAGACGCCGTATGA
- the rpsP gene encoding 30S ribosomal protein S16, which translates to MAVKIKLTRLGKIRNPQYRIIVADSRTRRNGRAIETIGKYHPKEEPSLIEIDSERAQYWLGVGAQPTEPVENLLKITGDWQKFKGLPGAEGTLKVKEAKPSKLELFQAALAQAENEPVSEAITPKKKKAAKEEAAEAEAPAADAESTEAAE; encoded by the coding sequence ATGGCTGTCAAGATCAAGCTCACCCGCCTCGGCAAGATCCGCAACCCGCAGTACCGGATCATCGTCGCGGACTCTCGCACCCGCCGCAACGGCCGTGCGATCGAGACCATCGGCAAGTACCACCCGAAGGAAGAGCCGTCGCTCATCGAGATCGACTCGGAGCGCGCTCAGTACTGGCTGGGTGTCGGCGCGCAGCCGACCGAGCCGGTCGAGAACCTGCTGAAGATCACCGGTGACTGGCAGAAGTTCAAGGGCCTGCCGGGCGCCGAGGGCACCCTCAAGGTCAAGGAGGCCAAGCCGTCCAAGCTGGAGCTGTTCCAGGCTGCGCTGGCGCAGGCCGAGAACGAGCCGGTTTCCGAGGCCATCACGCCCAAGAAGAAGAAGGCTGCGAAGGAAGAGGCCGCTGAGGCCGAGGCTCCCGCGGCTGACGCCGAGTCCACCGAGGCTGCCGAGTAA
- a CDS encoding Tex family protein, which produces MTTALKSVNQRIADELDVREGQVAAAVDLLDGGATVPFIARYRKEVTGALDDAQLRQLEERLRYLRELDERRVAVLESIRSQDKLDAQLEQQIMLAETKARLEDIYLPYKPKRRTKAQIAREAGHEPVADALIGDPTVDPAGYDAEQLDGARAILVERFAEDADLVGELRELMWTRGQVESAVRKGKEAEGAKFADYFEFSEPFEKLPSHRILAMFRGEKEEVLSLTLASDREPLELGQTSVYEGRIANRFDIADRGRPADRWLLDTVRWAWKTKMLITLGIDTRMRLRQSAEKDAVDVFAANLKDLLLAAPAGTRATMGLDPGFRTGTKVAVVDATGKVVAHDTIYPHQPHNKWDQSLATLAALAAKHGVELVAIGNGTASRETDALATELISKFPEAGLTKVMVSEAGASVYSASAYASQELPDLDVSIRGAVSIARRLQDPLAELVKIDPKSIGVGQYQHDVSETMLARSLGAVVEDAVNAVGVDVNTASVPLLSRVSGIAGSLAESIVAHRDQNGPFRSRKGLKDVPRLGPKAFEQCAGFLRIPNGDDPLDASAVHPEAYPVVRRIVQSSGAGVGELIGNTAVLQKVRPADFVDEKFGLPTVTDIIAELDKPGRDPRPEFKTATFAAGIEKVAHLKPGMVLEGVVTNVAAFGAFVDVGVHQDGLVHVSAMSRTFVSDPREVVKSGDVVKVKVLEVDVDRQRIGLTLRLDDEVGAGASPKGGQGGRGPRPNGQGGGQRQGGQRQGGQRQGGQGQGGQRQGGQGRDRRSDARPAGGSMADALRKAGFGK; this is translated from the coding sequence GTGACGACTGCTCTCAAATCCGTGAACCAGCGCATCGCCGACGAGCTCGACGTACGGGAGGGGCAGGTCGCCGCGGCCGTCGACCTCCTGGACGGCGGCGCCACGGTCCCGTTCATCGCCCGCTACCGCAAGGAGGTCACGGGCGCCCTCGACGACGCTCAGCTGCGTCAGCTCGAGGAGCGGCTGCGTTACCTGCGTGAGCTCGACGAGCGGCGCGTCGCGGTGCTCGAGTCGATCCGCTCGCAGGACAAGCTCGACGCGCAGCTCGAGCAGCAGATCATGCTGGCCGAGACGAAGGCTCGGCTCGAGGACATCTACCTGCCGTACAAGCCGAAGCGGCGCACCAAGGCCCAGATCGCGCGTGAGGCCGGCCACGAACCGGTCGCGGACGCGCTGATCGGTGATCCCACCGTCGACCCCGCCGGATACGACGCCGAGCAGCTCGACGGCGCCCGCGCGATCCTCGTCGAACGGTTCGCCGAGGACGCCGACCTGGTCGGCGAGCTGCGCGAGCTGATGTGGACCCGCGGCCAGGTCGAGTCGGCGGTCCGCAAGGGCAAAGAGGCCGAGGGCGCCAAGTTCGCGGACTACTTCGAGTTCTCCGAGCCGTTCGAGAAGCTGCCGTCGCACCGGATCCTCGCGATGTTCCGCGGGGAGAAGGAAGAGGTGCTGTCGCTGACCCTGGCATCCGACCGCGAGCCGCTGGAACTGGGCCAGACCAGCGTGTACGAGGGCCGGATCGCGAACCGGTTCGACATCGCGGACCGCGGCCGTCCGGCCGACCGCTGGCTGCTCGACACCGTCCGCTGGGCGTGGAAGACCAAGATGCTCATCACGCTCGGCATCGACACCCGGATGCGGCTGCGCCAGTCGGCGGAGAAGGACGCCGTCGACGTGTTCGCGGCCAACCTCAAGGACCTGCTGCTCGCGGCGCCCGCAGGCACCCGCGCCACGATGGGCCTGGACCCGGGCTTCCGCACCGGTACCAAGGTCGCGGTCGTCGACGCCACCGGCAAGGTCGTCGCGCACGACACGATCTACCCGCACCAGCCGCACAACAAGTGGGACCAGTCGCTCGCGACGCTCGCCGCCCTCGCCGCCAAGCACGGCGTCGAGCTCGTCGCCATCGGGAACGGCACCGCGTCCCGCGAGACGGACGCGCTGGCCACCGAACTGATCTCGAAGTTCCCCGAGGCGGGGCTGACGAAGGTCATGGTGTCCGAGGCCGGGGCGTCGGTGTACTCGGCATCGGCCTACGCGTCGCAGGAGCTGCCCGACCTCGACGTCTCGATCCGCGGCGCCGTCTCGATCGCGCGCCGCCTGCAGGATCCGCTCGCCGAGCTGGTGAAGATCGACCCCAAGTCGATCGGTGTCGGCCAGTACCAGCACGACGTGTCCGAAACGATGCTCGCGCGCTCGCTCGGCGCGGTCGTCGAGGACGCCGTCAACGCGGTCGGCGTGGACGTCAACACCGCGTCGGTGCCGCTGCTGTCGCGAGTGTCGGGCATCGCCGGCTCGCTCGCCGAGAGCATCGTCGCGCACCGCGACCAGAACGGCCCGTTCCGCAGCCGCAAGGGACTCAAGGACGTACCGCGGCTCGGGCCGAAGGCGTTCGAGCAGTGCGCCGGCTTCCTGCGCATCCCGAACGGCGACGATCCGCTCGACGCGTCCGCCGTGCACCCCGAGGCCTACCCGGTGGTGCGCCGGATCGTGCAGTCCTCCGGGGCGGGGGTGGGTGAGCTGATCGGCAACACCGCCGTCCTGCAGAAGGTGAGGCCGGCCGACTTCGTCGACGAGAAGTTCGGCCTGCCGACGGTCACCGACATCATCGCCGAGCTGGACAAGCCGGGGCGTGACCCGCGACCGGAGTTCAAGACAGCGACGTTCGCGGCCGGCATCGAGAAGGTCGCGCACCTGAAGCCCGGCATGGTGCTCGAGGGCGTCGTCACCAATGTCGCGGCGTTCGGCGCCTTCGTCGACGTGGGTGTGCACCAGGACGGCCTGGTGCACGTGTCGGCGATGTCGCGCACCTTCGTCAGCGACCCGCGCGAGGTCGTCAAGTCCGGCGACGTCGTCAAGGTCAAGGTGCTCGAGGTCGACGTCGACCGTCAGCGGATCGGGCTCACGCTGCGCCTGGACGACGAGGTCGGCGCCGGCGCGAGCCCGAAGGGCGGACAGGGCGGACGCGGACCCCGGCCGAACGGCCAGGGCGGCGGTCAGCGGCAGGGCGGACAGCGCCAGGGCGGTCAGCGGCAGGGCGGGCAGGGCCAGGGCGGTCAGCGGCAGGGCGGGCAGGGCCGGGACCGACGGTCCGATGCGCGTCCCGCGGGCGGATCCATGGCCGACGCGCTCCGCAAGGCGGGCTTCGGGAAGTGA
- the rph gene encoding ribonuclease PH, with product MTTREDGRADDELREVRITRGFTNHPAGSVLVEFGNTRVMCTASVEAGVPRWRKGSGLGWLTAEYAMLPAATHTRSGRESVKGKVGGRTQEISRLVGRSLRACIDLAAIGENTIAIDCDVLQADGGTRTAAITGAYVALVDAVTYLRAADRLADPQPISCAIAAVSVGVVDGRVRLDLPYEEDSRAEVDMNVVATDTGTLVEIQGTGEGATFPRSTLDKLLDSALGGCEKLFEVQKAALAEPYPGVLPESSEPKKKAFGS from the coding sequence GTGACGACACGAGAAGACGGTAGGGCGGACGACGAGCTCCGCGAGGTCCGGATCACCCGCGGATTCACGAACCATCCCGCGGGTTCGGTGCTGGTCGAGTTCGGCAACACGCGGGTGATGTGCACCGCGAGCGTCGAGGCGGGTGTGCCGCGCTGGCGCAAGGGCTCCGGGCTGGGCTGGCTCACCGCCGAGTACGCGATGCTGCCCGCCGCGACACACACCCGCAGCGGCCGCGAATCGGTCAAGGGCAAGGTCGGCGGCCGGACCCAGGAGATCAGTCGACTGGTCGGCCGCTCGCTGCGCGCGTGCATCGACCTCGCTGCGATCGGTGAGAACACGATCGCCATCGACTGCGACGTGCTCCAGGCCGACGGCGGCACCCGCACCGCCGCCATCACCGGCGCGTACGTCGCGCTGGTCGACGCCGTGACCTACCTGCGCGCCGCGGATCGCCTGGCCGACCCGCAGCCCATCTCGTGCGCGATCGCCGCCGTCAGCGTCGGCGTCGTCGACGGCCGCGTCCGGCTGGACCTGCCGTACGAGGAGGACTCGCGCGCGGAGGTCGACATGAACGTCGTCGCGACGGACACCGGCACGCTCGTCGAGATCCAGGGCACCGGCGAGGGCGCGACGTTCCCGCGCTCCACGCTGGACAAGCTCCTCGACTCGGCGCTGGGTGGCTGCGAGAAGCTGTTCGAGGTGCAGAAGGCCGCGCTCGCCGAGCCGTACCCGGGTGTGCTGCCCGAGTCGTCCGAGCCCAAGAAGAAGGCGTTCGGGAGTTGA
- a CDS encoding serine hydrolase, with amino-acid sequence MAGRVRRLAGVCLAIAAITACATPFDDGTTPDSRHANRADSATVETAPLTLEGRITQSVVDAADRGADVTIALLDRRDGHYESFADATPFATASVAKLFIADDLFYREATAELALGGDEHALVARMLEYSDDDAANQLWDQYGTSDMIVDVVSRYGLLDTSVPYDDHWWNTMTTGRDLVDYYSAVLDGRGGLDAAHRDEMMTYLRASSPTAADGYDQSFGIPAGLPDETEIAVKQGWMCCIDDRWTHLSTGVIGPDDRYVLVLVSRENLDYGDSDAEYPDTSLTAAVDDVSAAHARETITDVVRTVFPQKRID; translated from the coding sequence GTGGCGGGACGAGTACGACGCCTCGCCGGCGTGTGCCTCGCCATCGCCGCGATCACTGCCTGCGCGACGCCGTTCGACGACGGGACCACGCCCGACAGCCGACACGCGAACAGGGCCGACAGCGCGACGGTCGAGACCGCGCCGCTCACTCTCGAGGGGCGGATCACCCAGTCCGTCGTGGACGCCGCCGACCGCGGCGCGGACGTCACCATCGCGCTGCTCGACCGACGTGACGGACACTACGAATCGTTCGCGGACGCGACGCCGTTCGCGACCGCGTCGGTCGCGAAACTGTTCATCGCGGACGACCTCTTCTACCGCGAGGCGACCGCGGAACTCGCCCTGGGCGGCGACGAGCACGCCCTCGTGGCGCGGATGCTCGAGTACTCCGACGACGACGCCGCCAACCAGCTGTGGGACCAGTACGGCACCTCGGACATGATCGTCGACGTGGTGTCTCGGTACGGGCTACTGGACACGTCGGTTCCGTACGACGACCACTGGTGGAACACCATGACGACCGGACGGGACCTCGTCGACTACTACTCGGCGGTGCTCGACGGCCGCGGCGGCCTCGACGCGGCACACCGCGACGAGATGATGACCTACCTGCGCGCATCCAGCCCGACCGCCGCGGACGGCTACGACCAGAGCTTCGGGATCCCCGCGGGCCTGCCCGACGAGACGGAGATCGCCGTCAAGCAAGGCTGGATGTGCTGTATCGACGACCGGTGGACACACCTGTCGACCGGCGTGATCGGACCCGACGACCGCTACGTGCTGGTGCTCGTCTCCCGCGAAAACCTCGACTACGGCGACAGTGACGCCGAATACCCGGACACCTCGCTCACCGCGGCCGTCGACGACGTCAGCGCGGCGCACGCCCGCGAGACGATCACCGACGTCGTGCGAACGGTGTTCCCGCAGAAGCGAATCGACTAG
- the rimM gene encoding ribosome maturation factor RimM (Essential for efficient processing of 16S rRNA) — protein MELVVGRIAKSHGIKGELVVEVRTDEPEERFAVGTELRGRKPRENKLHTFVVEAAREHSGRLLLRLRGVTDRTTADGMRGMLFLIDTADLAPSDDPDEFYDHELEGLAVRMAAGRPDAGDPVGTVIEVLHSAAGELLSIRPEGQTSGEVLVPFVTAIVPTVSVADGVIEIDPPEGLLDPNFGDSSNEE, from the coding sequence GTGGAACTCGTCGTAGGCCGCATCGCCAAGTCGCACGGCATCAAGGGAGAGCTGGTCGTCGAGGTTCGCACCGACGAACCCGAGGAGCGCTTCGCCGTCGGTACCGAGCTGCGGGGCCGCAAGCCGCGCGAGAACAAGCTGCACACGTTCGTGGTGGAAGCCGCCCGGGAGCATTCCGGGCGGCTTCTGCTGCGCCTGCGCGGTGTCACCGACCGCACCACCGCGGACGGCATGCGCGGCATGTTGTTCCTCATCGACACCGCCGATCTCGCTCCGTCCGACGATCCGGACGAGTTCTACGATCACGAGCTCGAGGGCCTGGCCGTGCGGATGGCGGCCGGCCGCCCCGACGCCGGCGACCCGGTCGGCACCGTGATCGAGGTATTGCATTCCGCCGCAGGAGAATTGCTGTCCATCCGACCGGAGGGGCAGACGTCGGGCGAGGTTCTGGTGCCGTTCGTGACGGCGATCGTGCCGACCGTGTCCGTCGCCGACGGCGTCATCGAGATCGACCCGCCGGAAGGCTTGCTGGATCCGAATTTCGGGGACAGCTCCAACGAGGAGTGA
- a CDS encoding RNA-binding protein, producing the protein MSAVVADAVEHLVRGIVANPDDVRVELITGRRGRTVEVHVHPDDLGKVIGRGGRTATALRTLVSGIGGRGIRVDVVDTDL; encoded by the coding sequence ATGAGCGCCGTTGTCGCCGATGCCGTCGAGCATCTCGTCCGTGGGATCGTCGCCAACCCCGACGACGTTCGCGTCGAGCTGATCACGGGGCGTCGGGGGCGCACCGTCGAGGTGCATGTGCACCCCGACGATCTCGGGAAGGTGATCGGTCGCGGTGGTCGCACCGCGACCGCCCTGCGGACCCTCGTCTCCGGTATCGGGGGCCGTGGGATCCGCGTCGACGTCGTCGACACCGACCTGTAA
- a CDS encoding cyclic nucleotide-degrading phosphodiesterase yields MRITVLGCSGSVSGPDSAASGYLLTAPGTPPVVMDFGPGVLGALQKYADPGEATILLSHLHADHCLDMPGLLVWRRYHPNPPAGRALVYGPTDSACRIGVASAECGGELDDISDTIELRNWSDGHVAEIGEITVQAWQVNHPPESYGFRVTSGEGRVLAYTGDTGMCDAVVDLARGADVLLSEASWTHSPDRPQGIHLSGTEAGQVAARAGVGELLLTHIPPWTSREDVIAEAKAEFSGPVHAVSAGDVYTV; encoded by the coding sequence ATGCGCATTACGGTCCTGGGATGTTCGGGCAGCGTCTCCGGACCTGACTCGGCTGCGTCGGGCTACTTGTTGACCGCGCCCGGCACCCCGCCGGTCGTCATGGATTTCGGCCCCGGCGTCCTCGGAGCCCTGCAGAAGTACGCCGATCCGGGCGAGGCGACGATCCTGCTGTCGCACCTGCACGCGGACCACTGCCTCGACATGCCCGGTCTGCTGGTGTGGCGCCGGTACCACCCGAATCCGCCCGCCGGCCGCGCCCTGGTCTACGGGCCCACCGACAGCGCCTGCCGCATCGGTGTCGCGTCCGCGGAGTGCGGCGGCGAACTCGACGACATCTCCGACACCATCGAACTGCGCAACTGGTCCGACGGCCACGTCGCGGAGATCGGCGAGATCACGGTGCAGGCGTGGCAGGTGAACCATCCGCCGGAGTCGTACGGCTTCCGCGTCACCAGCGGTGAGGGCCGTGTCCTCGCGTACACGGGTGACACCGGCATGTGCGACGCCGTCGTCGACCTCGCCCGCGGCGCGGACGTGCTGCTGTCGGAGGCGTCGTGGACGCACAGCCCGGACCGGCCCCAGGGCATCCACCTGTCCGGCACCGAGGCCGGCCAGGTCGCCGCCCGCGCAGGGGTCGGGGAGCTGCTGCTCACGCACATCCCGCCGTGGACGTCGCGCGAGGACGTCATCGCCGAGGCGAAGGCGGAATTCTCCGGCCCGGTGCACGCGGTGTCGGCCGGGGACGTCTACACCGTCTGA